TTGGCTTTTTATGGACCTTTATCAATCCCCTGCTGCAGCTTGCGGTTTACACGCTGGTGTTTTCCTTTGTGCTGCGCTCCAATATTGAGAACTTCTATATGTTCCTGTTTGTGGCGCTGGTGCCCTGGCTTTTCTTTTCCGCCTGCCTTTCCGGCGGCGCGGAGGCGGTGCTCGGGCAAAAGGAAATGGTCAAAAAAATCTACTTCCCTCGCGAGGTGCTGCCCGTTGCCCATACGACATCAAACTTTGTCAATATGCTGTTGTGCATGTTGGTCATCTTTGCGGTGCTGCTCATCTCGGGCATCGGCATCCGCATGTCGGTGCTGTACCTGCCCGTGATCATGATCATACAGTATATTCTCTGCATGGGCGTGACGTTCCTTACGTCTTCCCTGACGGTGTATTTCCGCGACCTGGAGCATATCCTGGGCATCCTGAGCATGGCCTGGATGTACATGACGCCCATCCTCTATCCGATGGATATCGTGCCGGCGGAACTGCAGAAACTATATATGCTCAACCCCATGACACCCATCATTCTGTCGTACCGCGACGTGTTGTTCTACGGTACTGCACCGGACATGTTTCATCTGCTGTACTCGCTGGTATTCAGCCTGGTTGTGTGCATCGTGGGCTTTGCGGTATTTGAACGCCTGAAACGCCGCTTTGTGGAGGAAATGTGATGGAAGATAAGAAGACGCCCATCGTCGCCATCAAAGCCGAGGGCGTGCAGAAGTACTTCAAGATCTATTCCGACAAGGGCAAGGAGCTCAAGGAGCGCCTGCTCTTTCTGGGGCGTAACCGCTACCAGAAGCGCTACGTGCTCAAGGGGATCGATCTGGAGGTCAACAAGGGGGAATCCATCGGCCTGGTCGGGGAGAACGGCTGCGGCAAGAGCACGCTGCTGAAACTGCTGACGGGCATCATGTACCCCGATGCGGGCAAGATCAGCACAAAGGGGCGCATCTCCAGCCTTATCGAGCTGGGTGCGGGATTTCACCCCGATATGACGGGCAGGGAGAACATTTACATCAACGCCTCAATCTTCGGCATGAGCCGTAAGGAGATCGACCGCAGGGTGGATGAGATCATCGAGTTTTCCGGTCTGGGCGAGTTTATCGAGCAGCCGGTGCGCACGTACTCCTCGGGCATGTACATGCGCCTTGCGTTTGCCGTGGCCATCAACGTAGAGGCGGAGATTCTGCTGGTGGACGAGATACTGGCCGTGGGCGATGCCAACTTTCAGGCCAAGTGCTTTGATAAGCTGCGCGAAATCAAAAAGGGCGGCACCACCATCGTCATCGTGTCCCACTCGCTGGGGCAGATTGAACAGTTCTGCGATCGTAGCGTGTGGATTGACGGCGGCGTGGTGCGTATGATGGGCAAGCCACGCGATGTGCACGCGGCCTACCTGGCCGAGATGAGCGCAAAGCACGAGGCGGAGGAAGAGGCCAAGCTGCAGCGCGACCAGGACAAGCAGGACGCCGCGATGGAAAAACAGGCGGCCAAAACAAAGGAAGAACAGGCCGAGGCGGACGCGTCGGTGCAGCGCTACGGCAACAAGGACGTGGAGATGCTGGACATTCGCCTGATGGGCGAGGAAGGCAAGGAGCGCAACGTCTTTCGGACGGGCGAGCCCATGATCGTGGAGATCGACTACAAGGTCAACCGGCCAGTGGAGCAGGTGGTGATGGGCATCGCGATTTTCCGCAACGACGGCGCGCACTGCTATGGGGTCAATACGCTCATTGACGATGCGGGCTTCTATGAGATCGGCCAATCCGGCACCATGCGTTGCGTGGTGGAGGCAAACAACCTGTTGCCCGGTGAATATGTGCTGGATACCGGCTATACGGATGAAAGCTACAATCAGGTGGATTACTATAAGGGTGCGAAGAAATTCAAGATGCACTCGACCATTGCGGATGTGGGCATCACGCGTTTGCAGCACAGCTGGGAATGCATTATCAAAGAATAGACGTCGTAGGCGTATCATATGCGGGAGGTATAACAATGAAAAATGCACTGATTACCGGCATCACCGGACAGGACGGTTCTTATTTGGCGGAACTGCTGCTGCGAAAAGGGTATAAGGTATACGGCCTTGTGCGCAGAAAGAGCGAGCTGAGCTACGGCAATTCCCAGCACCTGGCGGGGCAGGTGACGTTCCTGGACGGGGATATGACCGACCCCACCAGCCTGATTCGCGCCATGCAGGATTCCGACGCCGACGAGGTGTACAACCTAGCGGCGCAGTCCTTTGTGGCCACCAGCTGGGCGCAGCCCATCTACACGGGCAACTGCGACGCCATGGGCGTGACCAACCTGCTGGAGGCCATCCGCATTGTCAAACCCAGCGCGCGCTTCTACCAGGCGTCCACCAGCGAGATGTTCGGCCTGGTGCAGGAGGTGCCCCAGCGGGAGACAACACCCTTCTACCCCCGCAGCCCCTACGGCGTGGCCAAACTCTATGGCCACTGGATCACCAAGAATTACCGCGAGAGCTTCGGCATGTTCGCCTGCTCGGGCATCCTGTTCAACCACGAGTCTGAACGCCGCGGCCTGGAGTTCGTCACGCGCAAGATTACCAGTGCGGTGGCCAATATTGTCAAGGGCAACCAGCAGGTGCTGGAGCTGGGCAACATGAGCGCCAAGCGCGACTGGGGCCACAGCGAGGACTACGTCTACGCCATGTGGCTGATGCTGCAGCAGGACAAGCCGGACGACTACGTCATCGCCACGGGGGAGACCCGCACCGTGCGCGAGTTTGTGGACGCGGCATTCAAATACGCGGGCATTACCCTTGCATGGCAGGGCGAGGGTGTGGACGAGACGGCCGTCAACACCGCAAATGGCAAGACGGTGGTGCGCGTCAACCCCAAATTTTTCCGTCCCGCGGAGGTCGAGCTGCTGCTGGGCTGCCCCGAAAAGGCGGAAAAAGCGCTGGGCTGGCAGCGCAAGGTCTCCTTTGAACAGCTGGTCGGCCGTATGGTAGAAAATGACCTGCGCCTGACCAAATAACCTTTGGAGGATTTATAGGCAAATGAAAATGATCATCATGGCGGGCGGTTCGGGCACGCGCCTGTGGCCGCTGAGCCGCACGAAGTTTCCCAAGCAGTTTCTCAAACTCAACGATATGGACCGCTCCATCTTCCAGCTGACGATGGCGCGCTGCCTCAAGCTTTCCAGCATCGACGAGATTTATATCGTCACCAACCAGGACTATAAGTTCTTGATTGCGGGACAGATCGAGGAGATGGGCTACAGCGCCGTGATGGAGAATATTCTGCTGGAGCCCCAGGCCAAGAATACCCTGCCCGCCATCTACAATGGCGTGCGCGCCATCCGCAAAAAGGGCGACGACGTGGTGGCCGTCTTTTCCAGCGATCATCTGATCGGCGATACCGACGCCTTTGTGCGGCAGATCCGCGCGGGGATTCCGCTGACGGAGCGCTATCTGCTGACCTTCGGCGTGTGCCCCACCTATCCGGAGACCGGCTACGGCTACATTAAGCCGGGCAAGGAGGAGGGCGTGGGCTTTGTGGTGGACGAGTTTAAGGAAAAGCCCGATTTGGCCACCGCGGAGAAGTACGTCGCAGACGGGTACCTGTGGAACAGCGGTATGTTCATGTTCCGCACCGATATGTTCGCGCAGGAGGTCAAGGCCCACGCGCCCGAGGTGTACGAGGCCTTTGAAAGCGATGATGTGGAGGAATGCTTCGCGCGCACCCCCAACATCTCCATCGACTACGGCGTCATGGAGAAGTCCAGCCGCGTGGCGGTCATCCCGCTTGACATCGCATGGAACGATCTGGGAAGCTTCGCCACCTTCTACGATCAGTACGAGGCCAAAAAGGACGCAAGCGGCAACGTGGTCTTCGGCGATGAGGTGATGATCGACGCCAGGGACAACATGATCTATTCTGAAGGGGATAAGGCCGTGGCGGTCATCGGGGTCAACGACCTGGTGGTGGTGGACCAGAAGGACGCGCTGCTGATTTGTCACAAGGACCAGACGCAGGACGTCAAGGCGGCCGTGGAGGTGCTCAAGGAGAATCACGACACCCGCGCCGACTTCCATCTGACGGAGTACCGTCCCTGGGGGTCGTACACCATACTTGAGGAAGGTCCCGCCTACAAGATGAAGCGGCTGACCGTGCTGCCCGGCAAAAAGCTGAGCTACCAGATGCACTACCACCGCAGCGAGCACTGGATCGTGGTCTCAGGTACGGCCACCGTCACGCTGGATGACGAGCAGATGTTGGTGCGCTCGGGCGAGAGCATCTTCATCGAGATGGGCGCTAAGCACCGCCTGGCCAACGACGGCCGCCTGCTGCTGCAGGTGATCGAGGTGCAGTCGGGCACGTACTTCGGCGAGGACGACATCGTCCGCTTTAACGACGACTTCGGCCGCGTGTAAAAGCACATAAAAGGAGCGTTGGATACGCATACGCGCACTTTGAGGAGGACATAGGGCTTTGAAAATCGCATTTGACGTGCAGCTATTGACCGAAAGACAGAAAACCGGCATTGGCATGACGGCGCAGCGGTTGATCGAGGGCCTTGTGTCCTCCTATCGCGATGCGTATCTTTTCAATTACTTCACCATGCGCAAGGATGCCGACACCATCGCGCGCCTGCGCGCGTTTTCCGCCCACGGCAAGGTGAACGAGTGCCGCTGGTTTCACGATGTGCTTTACAAGATGCTGTGGAACTTTCTACCCCTGCCCTACGCCTGGTTTTTTGGCAGAGAGGCGGACGTCACCCATTTTATGAACTACCATGTGCCGCCCGGCGTGCACGGCAAGGTGGCGGTGACGGTGTACGATATGGTGTACAAGCGCTTTCCTGAGACGATGAATTTCAAGACCAAAATGATGCTTAACATGAGCATGAAGCGCTCGATCAGGCGGGCGGATACGATCATCGCGATCTCGGAGTTCACCAAGCGGGAGATCATGCACTATATGGACGTGCCCGCGGAAAAAATCGCCATCGTGCCCTGCGGCGTGGATTTGGACGTGTTCAAGCCCGCAGAGGACGCCGCGGCGGTCGCGGCGGTGCAAGAAAAGTACGGCATTTGGGGGGACTACTTCCTGTATCTGGGCACGCTGGAGCCGCGCAAGAACATCGAGCGCCTGGTGGAGGCCTACGCCCGCTACCGCGCGCGCTGCGCGGGGGAGCCTGCGCGCCTGGTGCTTGCCGGGCGCAAAGGATGGCTCTACGATACCATCTTTGCCAGGGTAGAGGCGCTGCGTCTTAAAGACGCGGTGATCTTTACGGATTACATTGCAGACGGCGAGGCGCCGCTGCTGCTCTCGGGCGCGATGGGGTTCGTCTTTCCCTCCATCTACGAGGGCTTTGGCATGCCGCCCCTGGAGGCGATGGCGTGCGGCACGCCCGTCATCACGGCCAACGCGGCCTCCCTGCCGGAGGTGGTGGGGAACGCGGCGCTGCTTGTCGATCCCTACGACGTGGACGATATCGCCCAGGCCATGATGCGCCTGGCGCAGGACGCGCCCCTGCGCGCGCAGCTGCGCAAAGACGGCCTTGCGCGCGCGCGGCAGTTTACCTGGGCGCGCGCGGTGGAGAAGCTGCACGGCGTCTACGAAGATATGTGCAGGGAGTGACGTATGGATAAACGCAAGGTGCTGCAGGTCAACAAGCTCTACCCGCCCGCCAGGGGCGAGGGGGGCATCGAAAAGGTGGTCTACCAGCTGGCAACGGGCCTGTGCGGCGATGTGGACATGAAGGTGCTCGCCTGCACGCCCAAGGGGCGCGGCAGCGTGCGCGTGGAGCAGGGCGTGGAGGTGCATCGGGCGGGC
Above is a window of Maliibacterium massiliense DNA encoding:
- a CDS encoding mannose-1-phosphate guanylyltransferase/mannose-6-phosphate isomerase, with the translated sequence MKMIIMAGGSGTRLWPLSRTKFPKQFLKLNDMDRSIFQLTMARCLKLSSIDEIYIVTNQDYKFLIAGQIEEMGYSAVMENILLEPQAKNTLPAIYNGVRAIRKKGDDVVAVFSSDHLIGDTDAFVRQIRAGIPLTERYLLTFGVCPTYPETGYGYIKPGKEEGVGFVVDEFKEKPDLATAEKYVADGYLWNSGMFMFRTDMFAQEVKAHAPEVYEAFESDDVEECFARTPNISIDYGVMEKSSRVAVIPLDIAWNDLGSFATFYDQYEAKKDASGNVVFGDEVMIDARDNMIYSEGDKAVAVIGVNDLVVVDQKDALLICHKDQTQDVKAAVEVLKENHDTRADFHLTEYRPWGSYTILEEGPAYKMKRLTVLPGKKLSYQMHYHRSEHWIVVSGTATVTLDDEQMLVRSGESIFIEMGAKHRLANDGRLLLQVIEVQSGTYFGEDDIVRFNDDFGRV
- a CDS encoding ABC transporter ATP-binding protein, yielding MEDKKTPIVAIKAEGVQKYFKIYSDKGKELKERLLFLGRNRYQKRYVLKGIDLEVNKGESIGLVGENGCGKSTLLKLLTGIMYPDAGKISTKGRISSLIELGAGFHPDMTGRENIYINASIFGMSRKEIDRRVDEIIEFSGLGEFIEQPVRTYSSGMYMRLAFAVAINVEAEILLVDEILAVGDANFQAKCFDKLREIKKGGTTIVIVSHSLGQIEQFCDRSVWIDGGVVRMMGKPRDVHAAYLAEMSAKHEAEEEAKLQRDQDKQDAAMEKQAAKTKEEQAEADASVQRYGNKDVEMLDIRLMGEEGKERNVFRTGEPMIVEIDYKVNRPVEQVVMGIAIFRNDGAHCYGVNTLIDDAGFYEIGQSGTMRCVVEANNLLPGEYVLDTGYTDESYNQVDYYKGAKKFKMHSTIADVGITRLQHSWECIIKE
- a CDS encoding ABC transporter permease, whose amino-acid sequence is MIKTLRDIYAYREMIWSLVRRDLRGRYKGSVLGFLWTFINPLLQLAVYTLVFSFVLRSNIENFYMFLFVALVPWLFFSACLSGGAEAVLGQKEMVKKIYFPREVLPVAHTTSNFVNMLLCMLVIFAVLLISGIGIRMSVLYLPVIMIIQYILCMGVTFLTSSLTVYFRDLEHILGILSMAWMYMTPILYPMDIVPAELQKLYMLNPMTPIILSYRDVLFYGTAPDMFHLLYSLVFSLVVCIVGFAVFERLKRRFVEEM
- a CDS encoding glycosyltransferase family 1 protein, yielding MKIAFDVQLLTERQKTGIGMTAQRLIEGLVSSYRDAYLFNYFTMRKDADTIARLRAFSAHGKVNECRWFHDVLYKMLWNFLPLPYAWFFGREADVTHFMNYHVPPGVHGKVAVTVYDMVYKRFPETMNFKTKMMLNMSMKRSIRRADTIIAISEFTKREIMHYMDVPAEKIAIVPCGVDLDVFKPAEDAAAVAAVQEKYGIWGDYFLYLGTLEPRKNIERLVEAYARYRARCAGEPARLVLAGRKGWLYDTIFARVEALRLKDAVIFTDYIADGEAPLLLSGAMGFVFPSIYEGFGMPPLEAMACGTPVITANAASLPEVVGNAALLVDPYDVDDIAQAMMRLAQDAPLRAQLRKDGLARARQFTWARAVEKLHGVYEDMCRE
- the gmd gene encoding GDP-mannose 4,6-dehydratase — encoded protein: MKNALITGITGQDGSYLAELLLRKGYKVYGLVRRKSELSYGNSQHLAGQVTFLDGDMTDPTSLIRAMQDSDADEVYNLAAQSFVATSWAQPIYTGNCDAMGVTNLLEAIRIVKPSARFYQASTSEMFGLVQEVPQRETTPFYPRSPYGVAKLYGHWITKNYRESFGMFACSGILFNHESERRGLEFVTRKITSAVANIVKGNQQVLELGNMSAKRDWGHSEDYVYAMWLMLQQDKPDDYVIATGETRTVREFVDAAFKYAGITLAWQGEGVDETAVNTANGKTVVRVNPKFFRPAEVELLLGCPEKAEKALGWQRKVSFEQLVGRMVENDLRLTK